The proteins below come from a single Prochlorococcus marinus CUG1415 genomic window:
- a CDS encoding SulP family inorganic anion transporter, which yields MKIINGFHLNNIRGDILGGITAAVVALPLALAFGNAALGPGGAIYGLYGAVVVGFLAALFGGTPAQVSGPTGPMSVTVAGVVAGLAAVGVPRDLSAGQILPLVMAAVVIGGLLQILFGILKLGKYITLVPYSVVSGFMSGIGVIIIALQIGPLLGISTRGGVVDSLTTVFSNFEPNLAAIGVAIMTLGIVFLTPRTITQWVPSPLLALLIVTPISMFFGGSIDRIGEIPRGVPSLDFPSFNQYFPIIFKAGLVLAVLGAIDSLLTSLVADNISQTKHNSDRELIGQGIGNAVAGLFSGLPGAGATMRTVINVKSGGSTPLSGMVHSIVLLIVLVGAGPLAEKIPTALLAGILIKVGLDIIDWGFLLRAHKLSLKTSVVMYGVLLMTVFWDLIWAVLVGVFIANMLTIDSITETQLEGMEEDNPSLTGNNQGQNTLPADEKALLDRCSGEVMLFRLKGPLSFGAAKGISDRMNLVRNYKILILDITDVPRLGVTATLAIEDMMQEAKNNSRKAFVAGANEKVKERLAKFGVEGIIETRKEALETALNEIA from the coding sequence TTGAAAATAATTAATGGATTTCATCTAAACAATATTAGAGGCGATATTCTTGGAGGAATCACCGCGGCAGTTGTAGCTTTGCCACTTGCTCTTGCTTTTGGTAATGCTGCTTTAGGCCCTGGTGGGGCAATTTATGGACTATATGGGGCAGTTGTAGTTGGTTTTTTAGCAGCTTTATTTGGCGGAACGCCTGCTCAAGTTAGTGGACCTACCGGTCCCATGAGTGTGACTGTTGCCGGTGTAGTAGCAGGTTTAGCAGCAGTTGGAGTTCCTAGAGATCTTTCTGCAGGGCAAATTTTACCTTTAGTTATGGCAGCAGTAGTCATTGGCGGCTTACTGCAAATACTATTCGGAATTCTAAAACTAGGTAAATACATTACTTTAGTTCCATATTCAGTTGTCTCAGGATTTATGTCTGGTATTGGGGTAATCATAATTGCGCTTCAAATTGGACCATTATTAGGCATAAGCACCAGAGGAGGTGTAGTCGACTCTTTAACTACTGTTTTTTCAAATTTCGAACCTAATCTTGCTGCCATTGGAGTAGCAATAATGACATTAGGAATAGTATTTTTAACACCTAGAACAATCACTCAGTGGGTTCCTTCTCCACTTTTAGCCTTATTAATAGTAACTCCAATATCAATGTTTTTTGGTGGATCAATAGACAGAATTGGAGAAATTCCTAGAGGAGTTCCATCTTTAGATTTCCCAAGTTTCAACCAGTATTTTCCTATTATTTTCAAGGCAGGTCTTGTATTAGCAGTACTTGGAGCAATTGATTCTTTACTTACATCCTTAGTAGCAGATAATATTTCTCAAACAAAGCATAATTCTGATAGAGAGTTAATTGGGCAGGGGATAGGAAATGCTGTGGCAGGTCTTTTTTCAGGATTACCTGGAGCAGGTGCAACAATGAGAACTGTTATAAATGTCAAATCGGGTGGCTCCACTCCTTTATCTGGAATGGTTCACTCAATAGTTTTGTTAATAGTATTAGTTGGTGCAGGACCATTAGCAGAAAAAATACCTACAGCACTTTTAGCAGGTATCCTTATCAAAGTTGGATTAGATATTATTGACTGGGGATTCTTGCTAAGGGCCCATAAATTATCTCTAAAAACTTCAGTTGTTATGTATGGTGTACTCCTAATGACTGTTTTTTGGGATTTAATATGGGCAGTATTAGTTGGAGTATTTATTGCAAACATGCTCACTATTGATTCAATTACTGAAACTCAACTAGAAGGTATGGAAGAGGATAATCCTTCATTAACAGGTAATAATCAAGGTCAAAATACATTACCCGCGGATGAAAAAGCTCTACTGGATAGATGTTCTGGAGAAGTAATGCTATTTAGACTCAAAGGGCCACTTAGTTTTGGTGCAGCAAAAGGCATCTCTGACAGGATGAATCTTGTAAGAAATTACAAAATTCTGATATTAGACATAACTGATGTACCGAGACTTGGGGTAACAGCAACTCTTGCAATAGAGGATATGATGCAAGAAGCAAAAAATAACTCTAGAAAAGCATTTGTTGCTGGGGCTAATGAAAAAGTAAAGGAAAGATTAGCTAAGTTTGGAGTTGAAGGCATCATTGAAACTAGAAAAGAAGCGTTAGAAACTGCTCTCAATGAAATCGCTTAG
- the hemB gene encoding porphobilinogen synthase — MNSIIRPRRLRRTEAIREMVRENHLMPSDFIYPLFIHEKDFKEEISAMPGTFRWDMNGLIKEVTRAWELGIRCIVLFPKINDSLKTEDGAECFNEDGLIPKAIRILKKEIPEMAIMTDVALDPYSCDGHDGLVDETGKILNDETIEILKKQAITQARAGADFIGPSDMMDGRVGAIRNALDSKGFSDVGIISYTAKYSSAYYGPFRTALDSAPRENSKKIIPENKSTYQMDPANAKEALIESALDQYEGADILMVKPGISYLDIVYRLSTFSNKPIAAYNVSGEYSMVKSAAMKNWINEKDIVLETLLSFKRAGAKLILTYHACDASQWLQDT; from the coding sequence ATGAATTCGATTATTCGTCCAAGAAGATTAAGAAGGACTGAGGCAATTAGAGAGATGGTAAGGGAAAACCATTTAATGCCTTCGGATTTTATATATCCATTATTTATTCATGAAAAAGATTTTAAAGAAGAAATTTCTGCAATGCCAGGAACTTTTAGATGGGATATGAATGGCTTAATAAAGGAGGTCACTAGGGCCTGGGAATTGGGAATAAGATGTATTGTTCTTTTCCCAAAAATAAACGATAGCTTAAAAACTGAAGATGGAGCAGAGTGTTTTAACGAAGACGGTTTAATTCCTAAAGCTATTCGAATATTAAAAAAAGAGATTCCAGAAATGGCAATAATGACAGATGTTGCCTTAGACCCATACTCGTGCGATGGACATGATGGATTAGTTGATGAAACTGGAAAAATATTGAATGATGAAACAATTGAAATTTTAAAAAAACAAGCTATAACACAAGCTAGAGCCGGAGCAGATTTTATTGGCCCTAGTGACATGATGGATGGGAGAGTTGGAGCAATTAGGAATGCTCTTGATAGCAAAGGATTTAGTGATGTAGGTATTATTAGTTATACAGCAAAATATTCATCTGCTTATTATGGTCCGTTTAGAACTGCTTTAGATTCAGCTCCAAGAGAAAATAGTAAGAAAATAATTCCAGAGAATAAGTCTACATATCAAATGGACCCTGCCAATGCAAAAGAGGCTTTAATTGAATCTGCATTGGATCAGTATGAAGGAGCTGATATTTTGATGGTAAAACCAGGAATTTCATATTTGGATATTGTTTATAGACTAAGCACTTTTTCAAATAAGCCCATAGCTGCATACAACGTTAGCGGGGAGTATTCGATGGTAAAGTCTGCTGCTATGAAAAACTGGATTAATGAAAAAGATATTGTTTTAGAAACTTTACTTAGTTTTAAAAGAGCAGGAGCAAAATTAATACTCACTTATCATGCTTGTGATGCATCTCAATGGTTGCAGGATACTTAA
- a CDS encoding VOC family protein, translating to MKFSQGVNRIGHIALRVENLERAKSFYIKLGMNLVWDDKDWSYLEAGKGKDGLALLGPSYKAAGPHFAFHFENKQEVVNIQNNLKNSGVKVGPLHEHRDGTASFYMKDTEGNWLEMLYVPPEGIQSNV from the coding sequence TTGAAGTTTTCACAAGGAGTTAATAGGATTGGTCACATCGCACTTAGAGTAGAGAATCTCGAAAGGGCCAAATCTTTTTATATTAAATTGGGTATGAATTTGGTTTGGGATGATAAAGATTGGTCTTATTTGGAAGCTGGTAAAGGTAAAGATGGACTTGCGTTGTTAGGCCCTAGCTATAAAGCTGCAGGACCGCACTTTGCATTTCATTTTGAAAATAAACAAGAAGTAGTAAACATTCAAAATAATTTAAAAAATTCTGGTGTAAAAGTTGGTCCTTTACATGAACATAGAGATGGGACAGCATCTTTTTATATGAAAGATACTGAAGGAAACTGGCTCGAGATGCTTTATGTTCCTCCTGAAGGAATTCAATCGAATGTTTGA
- a CDS encoding endonuclease MutS2, translated as MQEKSHSKKSYSEKSLEDESISLLEWDSLKTHLSSFASTEMGKRAILSFEIPSEYEVSKRLLNETVEINQLENNLDKSISFSDVFDIKRNIEICSKGGIILSSDFLEIAKTISAARNLKKIILDFEQRPVISSFTKNLIDHHNIEKILKNGIESNGSISDNASSKLSILRKELLSKKLERKILVDKFIQKNLAYLQDTTIGDRYGRPVVAVKVNHVDKFKGIIHDSSSSGNTVYFEPDSAVTKGNKIASLEAKITSEEFKLLQKWSQVIGDNSDNLILMSYILLRLENALTRSRYSKWIGGKTPIFEKNPIVTLIGFSHPLLIWENKKKGAPPPVAVDFHINRNIKVVSITGPNTGGKTAALKGLGLSLLMARAGLLIPSTNNPIIPFCPNIYVDIGDNQSLEENLSTFSGHITRIKQILEALENKIGLSIVLLDEIGSGTDPLEGSALAMALLKEFANKSDITLATTHYGDIKALKYNDSRFENVSVAFDEDSLKPKYILNWGIPGRSNALSISKRIGLDERIIHEAANYLKPKEVDNINSIIKGLEEERIKQQKSAEAAAELIARTEMLHDELNKNYEYQKINAEKIQEIERYKLSKHIADAKKEVIGLIKKLRDQNVRGEDTRIIGKRLKEIETEHLTQRKVEKSISWNPKVGDFVKIKSLNSIGQIVELDKKGGFYEVKCGSFRSTLSVNDFEGIHGEKPNIKKSKIEINSSREDFSFSKIRTSKNTIDVRGLRVHEAEIIIEEKIRKFHGPLWIVHGIGTGKLKKGLREWLSGLNYVDKIEDAAINEGGPGCSIAWIK; from the coding sequence ATGCAAGAGAAAAGTCATTCTAAAAAATCATATTCAGAGAAATCCTTAGAAGATGAATCTATAAGCCTTTTAGAGTGGGATTCACTAAAAACGCATTTATCCTCATTTGCCTCAACAGAAATGGGTAAACGAGCAATTTTAAGTTTTGAAATTCCTTCAGAATACGAAGTTTCTAAAAGACTTTTGAATGAGACAGTTGAAATAAATCAGCTAGAAAATAATTTAGATAAATCAATTAGTTTTTCTGATGTTTTTGATATTAAAAGAAATATTGAAATTTGCTCAAAGGGAGGAATAATTTTATCTTCTGACTTTTTAGAAATTGCGAAAACAATTTCTGCAGCAAGAAATTTAAAAAAAATCATATTAGATTTTGAACAAAGGCCTGTTATTTCGTCATTCACAAAAAATTTAATTGATCATCACAATATCGAAAAGATTTTAAAAAATGGTATCGAATCTAATGGAAGCATTTCAGACAATGCTAGTAGTAAATTATCTATTCTCAGAAAAGAATTATTATCCAAGAAACTGGAAAGAAAAATATTAGTTGATAAATTTATTCAAAAGAATTTAGCTTATTTGCAAGATACTACTATTGGAGATCGATATGGGAGACCAGTTGTAGCAGTAAAAGTTAATCATGTAGATAAATTTAAAGGCATAATTCATGACTCTTCATCTTCAGGAAATACAGTATATTTTGAACCTGATAGTGCAGTAACTAAAGGTAATAAGATCGCTTCTTTAGAGGCTAAGATCACCTCAGAAGAATTTAAATTACTTCAGAAATGGTCTCAAGTTATTGGTGATAATTCAGATAATCTCATTTTAATGTCATATATTTTATTAAGATTAGAAAATGCTTTAACCCGTTCAAGATATTCGAAATGGATTGGAGGTAAAACTCCTATTTTTGAGAAAAATCCTATTGTTACCCTAATTGGTTTTTCTCATCCGTTATTGATTTGGGAAAACAAGAAAAAAGGAGCTCCACCTCCAGTTGCTGTTGATTTTCATATAAATAGAAATATTAAGGTTGTATCTATTACAGGTCCAAATACCGGCGGTAAAACTGCCGCTTTAAAAGGTTTGGGTTTGTCGTTATTAATGGCTAGAGCAGGATTATTGATCCCCTCAACTAATAATCCAATTATTCCTTTTTGTCCAAATATATATGTTGATATAGGTGATAATCAATCATTAGAAGAAAATTTATCTACCTTCAGTGGGCATATAACCAGGATAAAACAGATCTTAGAAGCACTTGAAAATAAGATAGGATTATCAATTGTTTTGTTAGATGAGATTGGATCTGGTACAGATCCTCTTGAAGGTAGCGCTCTTGCAATGGCTTTGTTAAAAGAATTTGCAAATAAATCTGATATCACTTTGGCAACTACACATTATGGAGATATTAAGGCATTAAAATATAATGACTCCAGATTCGAAAACGTTTCAGTTGCCTTTGATGAGGATTCTTTGAAGCCAAAATATATACTCAACTGGGGAATTCCTGGGAGAAGTAATGCTTTGTCAATCTCGAAGAGAATTGGTCTTGATGAAAGGATAATTCATGAAGCTGCAAATTATCTAAAGCCAAAAGAAGTTGATAATATTAACAGTATTATTAAAGGACTTGAAGAAGAGAGGATCAAACAACAAAAATCTGCGGAAGCGGCTGCAGAACTTATTGCTAGAACTGAAATGTTACATGATGAATTGAATAAAAATTATGAATATCAAAAAATAAATGCTGAAAAAATACAGGAAATTGAAAGGTATAAATTATCAAAACATATTGCTGATGCTAAAAAAGAGGTGATAGGTTTGATTAAAAAATTAAGAGATCAAAATGTTAGAGGAGAGGATACTAGAATTATTGGAAAAAGATTAAAGGAAATTGAGACAGAACATTTAACCCAAAGAAAAGTTGAAAAGTCAATATCATGGAATCCTAAGGTAGGTGATTTTGTGAAAATTAAAAGTCTAAACAGTATAGGTCAAATTGTAGAGTTGGATAAAAAGGGGGGTTTTTACGAAGTTAAATGTGGTTCATTCAGAAGTACATTATCTGTAAATGACTTTGAAGGTATTCATGGGGAAAAACCTAATATCAAAAAGTCTAAAATTGAGATCAATTCATCAAGAGAAGATTTTTCTTTTTCTAAAATTAGAACGAGTAAAAATACAATTGACGTAAGAGGACTAAGAGTTCATGAAGCCGAAATAATTATTGAGGAGAAAATTAGAAAATTTCATGGCCCGCTATGGATTGTTCATGGAATTGGAACTGGAAAATTAAAAAAAGGATTAAGAGAATGGTTATCAGGATTAAATTATGTTGATAAGATTGAAGATGCTGCCATCAACGAGGGTGGACCTGGTTGCAGTATTGCGTGGATAAAATAA
- the cgtA gene encoding Obg family GTPase CgtA: MQFIDQANIILKAGKGGNGIVSFRREKFVPAGGPSGGNGGRGGSIILVADDNLQTLLDFKFKREIIAEDGCKGGPNKRSGASGEDTILKVPCGTEIRDFKTGIILGDLTKNKQSLTIAIGGRGGHGNAYYLSNQNRAPESFTEGKDGEIWEVQLELKLLAEVGIIGLPNAGKSTLISVLSSARPKIANYPFTTLIPNLGVVRKEDGNGCLFADIPGLISGAADGVGLGHDFLRHIQRTKILVHLIDSIAENPIHDFEIIEQELKKYGKGLLDKERIIVLNKMELIDDDYLKIITKKLEDLSKKKVLVISSSLKKGLSSLLSEVWKRI; the protein is encoded by the coding sequence GTGCAATTTATTGATCAAGCAAACATTATTCTTAAAGCTGGCAAAGGTGGGAATGGAATAGTTTCATTTAGAAGAGAAAAATTCGTTCCTGCTGGAGGACCCTCGGGCGGAAATGGCGGTAGAGGGGGTTCAATAATATTGGTAGCTGATGATAATCTTCAAACATTATTAGATTTTAAATTCAAAAGAGAAATAATTGCTGAAGATGGATGCAAAGGAGGTCCGAATAAAAGATCTGGTGCTTCAGGTGAGGATACAATCCTTAAAGTTCCTTGCGGTACAGAAATAAGGGATTTTAAAACTGGCATTATTTTAGGAGACTTAACTAAAAATAAACAAAGTTTAACTATTGCCATTGGAGGAAGAGGTGGACATGGTAATGCTTACTATTTAAGTAATCAAAATAGAGCCCCAGAATCATTCACTGAAGGTAAAGATGGTGAGATATGGGAGGTTCAATTAGAACTTAAACTACTTGCAGAGGTTGGGATTATAGGTCTTCCAAATGCAGGGAAAAGTACTTTAATTTCTGTTTTATCATCTGCCCGTCCAAAAATTGCAAACTATCCTTTCACAACTTTAATACCTAACTTAGGTGTAGTTAGAAAAGAAGATGGGAATGGTTGCCTTTTTGCCGATATACCTGGATTAATATCAGGGGCAGCTGATGGAGTAGGTTTAGGTCATGATTTTTTGAGGCACATTCAAAGAACCAAGATACTTGTGCACTTAATTGATTCAATTGCAGAAAACCCTATTCATGATTTTGAGATAATTGAGCAGGAATTAAAAAAATATGGGAAAGGCCTTTTAGATAAAGAGAGGATAATAGTATTAAATAAAATGGAACTTATAGATGATGATTATTTGAAAATAATCACAAAAAAGTTAGAAGATTTATCGAAAAAAAAAGTTTTAGTAATTTCTTCATCTTTAAAAAAAGGTTTATCTTCACTGCTTTCTGAGGTATGGAAAAGGATCTAA
- a CDS encoding CP12 domain-containing protein — MKSIDEHIQKDQSEIESAKAEGNLPKVRHLTEELKELEEYKDHHPEDKHDPNALELFCDANPDEPECLVYDD; from the coding sequence ATGAAATCCATTGACGAACACATCCAAAAAGATCAATCGGAAATCGAATCTGCTAAAGCAGAGGGCAATCTTCCAAAGGTCAGACATTTAACTGAAGAATTAAAAGAACTAGAAGAGTATAAAGATCATCATCCAGAGGATAAACATGATCCAAATGCTTTGGAATTATTTTGCGATGCCAACCCAGACGAACCAGAATGTCTTGTTTATGATGATTAA
- a CDS encoding glutathione S-transferase family protein has translation MQNKYLIKASRKFWFWLWKQLMNGFAPSDVQGNYKRPEGITINSEYDINNENGQIYLLVGNSCPWCQRTLLVHTIKQLSKEVKVVFLKADVEHGEWIFNKKLKGCTRLSELYKKANKKIIFRATLPLFISFVKDEVNILSNESSQIIRLLNSIQSTSKDNTLKIKDCDQKHLDLIHNNINDGVYRCGFARNQSSYEKASKNLFAALNEIEDTISLNKGDWIFGEDLTYADIYLFPTLIRWELIYSKLFKCTEQELSYFEKIIEWRLKFFKISNVDNTCYDNEWKKDYYKALFPLNPNQVIPVLPSLKEIIRLDA, from the coding sequence ATGCAAAATAAATACCTAATTAAGGCCTCCCGGAAATTCTGGTTTTGGTTATGGAAGCAATTAATGAATGGTTTCGCACCATCAGATGTACAAGGTAATTATAAGAGGCCTGAAGGAATAACAATTAATAGTGAATATGATATTAATAATGAAAATGGACAAATTTATTTATTGGTAGGTAATTCTTGTCCTTGGTGTCAAAGGACACTACTAGTCCATACAATAAAACAACTATCTAAAGAAGTTAAAGTTGTTTTTTTAAAAGCAGATGTTGAGCATGGTGAATGGATTTTCAATAAAAAACTTAAAGGATGTACAAGGCTTTCTGAACTTTATAAAAAAGCTAATAAAAAAATAATTTTCAGAGCGACGTTACCTCTTTTCATTAGTTTTGTAAAAGATGAAGTAAATATATTATCTAATGAAAGTTCTCAAATCATAAGATTACTTAACTCAATACAAAGTACGTCGAAAGATAATACATTGAAAATCAAAGACTGTGATCAAAAACATTTAGATTTAATTCATAACAACATCAATGATGGTGTATATAGGTGCGGATTCGCCAGAAACCAGTCATCATATGAAAAAGCTAGTAAAAACCTTTTCGCAGCTTTAAACGAAATCGAAGATACAATTAGCCTGAATAAAGGGGATTGGATATTTGGAGAAGATTTAACTTATGCAGATATTTACCTTTTTCCTACACTTATAAGATGGGAATTAATATATAGCAAACTTTTTAAATGTACTGAACAAGAACTATCTTATTTCGAGAAAATTATTGAATGGAGATTAAAATTTTTTAAAATATCTAATGTAGATAATACTTGCTACGACAATGAATGGAAAAAAGATTACTACAAAGCTTTATTCCCTTTAAACCCAAATCAAGTAATTCCAGTATTACCATCACTAAAGGAAATAATTAGATTAGATGCTTAA
- a CDS encoding aspartoacylase, translating to MTIQRILIVSGTHGNEINPVWAVKQFNREENRIKKGIKYEYIIGNPLAYGKGYRYIDADLNRSFDESKKNHQQKKSIYEINRANFLVDQFGINGSDPCQIAIDLHTTTANMGTSIVMYGRRFKDFCLAALLQNKFGLPIYLHEKDKDQTGFLVEAWPCGLVIEIGAVAQNFYDPKIINKFLIIISSLREEIDKLKNNLIELPKELIVHVHQESIDYPRDDKGDIDGLIHPERTNQDWKMIKKGDPLFLDSQGIVHKYDGDQFIWPVFIGEVAYKEKKIAMSYTKKEVLFCQNEWIKEFESL from the coding sequence ATGACTATTCAAAGAATACTTATCGTTTCAGGCACACATGGTAATGAAATTAACCCTGTTTGGGCTGTTAAGCAATTCAATAGAGAGGAAAATCGTATAAAAAAAGGTATTAAATACGAGTACATCATAGGCAATCCTCTTGCTTATGGAAAAGGCTATAGATACATAGATGCAGACTTAAATAGATCTTTTGACGAAAGTAAGAAAAATCATCAACAAAAGAAAAGTATTTATGAAATTAATAGAGCTAATTTTTTAGTTGACCAATTTGGAATAAATGGATCAGACCCCTGTCAAATTGCTATCGATTTGCATACTACAACTGCAAATATGGGAACAAGTATTGTTATGTATGGGAGGCGATTCAAGGATTTTTGTTTAGCTGCATTACTGCAGAATAAATTTGGATTGCCTATTTATTTACACGAAAAAGATAAAGACCAAACAGGCTTTCTTGTAGAGGCCTGGCCATGTGGGTTAGTTATTGAAATAGGCGCTGTCGCACAAAACTTTTATGATCCAAAAATCATAAATAAATTTTTAATAATAATTAGCTCTTTAAGAGAAGAGATAGATAAATTGAAAAACAATCTAATAGAACTACCAAAGGAATTGATTGTTCACGTCCATCAAGAGAGTATAGATTATCCAAGAGATGACAAAGGAGATATTGATGGCTTAATTCATCCTGAAAGAACTAACCAAGATTGGAAAATGATAAAAAAAGGAGATCCATTATTTCTTGATAGCCAAGGAATCGTTCATAAATATGATGGCGATCAGTTTATTTGGCCTGTTTTTATTGGTGAAGTTGCTTACAAAGAAAAAAAAATAGCGATGAGCTATACAAAGAAAGAAGTGCTTTTTTGCCAAAATGAATGGATTAAAGAGTTTGAAAGTCTATAA
- the psbA gene encoding photosystem II q(b) protein codes for MTTIQQQRSSLLKGWPQFCEWVTSTNNRIYVGWFGVLMIPCLLAAAACFIVAFIAAPPVDIDGIREPVAGSFLYGNNIISGAVVPSSNAIGLHFYPIWEAATVDEWLYNGGPYQLVIFHFLIGICAYMGRQWELSYRLGMRPWICVAYSAPVSAAFAVFLVYPFGQGSFSDGMPLGISGTFNFMFVFQAEHNILMHPFHMAGVAGMFGGSLFSAMHGSLVTSSLIRETTETESQNYGYKFGQEEETYNIVAAHGYFGRLIFQYASFNNSRSLHFFLAIFPVVCVWLTSMGICTMAFNLNGFNFNQSVVDANGKVVPTWGDVLNRANLGMEVMHERNAHNFPLDLAAAESTTVALSAPAIG; via the coding sequence ATGACAACTATTCAGCAGCAGCGTTCTTCGCTGTTAAAGGGTTGGCCACAGTTTTGTGAGTGGGTAACATCAACTAACAACAGAATTTATGTTGGTTGGTTCGGCGTCTTAATGATCCCATGCCTACTTGCAGCAGCGGCTTGCTTCATTGTTGCATTCATCGCAGCACCACCAGTAGACATCGACGGAATTAGAGAGCCAGTTGCTGGTTCATTCCTATATGGAAACAACATCATCTCAGGTGCAGTTGTTCCTTCATCTAACGCTATTGGTCTACACTTCTACCCAATTTGGGAAGCAGCTACTGTAGATGAGTGGTTATATAATGGTGGCCCTTATCAGCTTGTAATTTTCCACTTCCTAATTGGTATCTGTGCATACATGGGAAGACAGTGGGAGCTTTCATACCGTTTAGGTATGCGTCCTTGGATCTGTGTTGCATACTCTGCACCAGTTTCAGCAGCTTTCGCAGTATTTCTTGTATATCCATTCGGTCAAGGTTCATTCTCTGACGGAATGCCTTTAGGTATATCTGGAACATTCAACTTCATGTTTGTTTTCCAGGCAGAGCACAACATTCTTATGCACCCATTCCATATGGCTGGAGTTGCTGGTATGTTCGGAGGATCTCTATTCTCAGCTATGCATGGTTCACTTGTTACTTCATCTCTAATCAGAGAAACAACTGAGACAGAGTCTCAGAACTATGGTTACAAGTTCGGACAAGAAGAAGAAACATATAACATCGTTGCAGCTCATGGCTACTTCGGTCGTTTGATCTTCCAATATGCAAGTTTCAACAACAGCAGAAGTCTTCACTTCTTCCTAGCTATATTCCCAGTTGTTTGTGTTTGGTTAACTTCAATGGGTATCTGCACAATGGCATTCAATCTTAACGGTTTCAACTTCAACCAGTCAGTTGTTGATGCAAACGGTAAGGTTGTTCCTACATGGGGTGACGTTCTTAACAGAGCAAACCTAGGTATGGAAGTAATGCACGAGCGTAACGCTCACAACTTCCCACTTGATCTAGCAGCAGCTGAGTCTACAACAGTAGCTCTTTCAGCTCCAGCTATCGGTTAA
- the aroC gene encoding chorismate synthase produces the protein MSSSFGKIFRVSTFGESHGGAVGVVLDGCPPNLNIDIKLIQNDLDRRRPGQSDITTPRNEEDKIEIVSGLKEGLTLGTPIAMLVRNKDQRPADYNNLEQIFRPSHADGTYHLKYGIQAGSGGGRASARETIGRVAAGAVAKQLLKEFCNTEILSWVKRIHDIDSDINKEKISLTKIDSNIVRCPDERVSAEMIKRIKELKRQGDSCGGVIECMVRNVPSGLGMPVFDKLEADLAKALMSLPATKGFEIGSGFSGTFLKGSEHNDSFIKSDDISKLRTKSNNSGGIQGGISNGENIEMKIAFKPTATIGKEQKTVNSDGKEVLMKAKGRHDPCVLPRAVPMVDAMVALVLADHLLLNHAQCGLMKN, from the coding sequence ATGAGTAGTAGTTTTGGAAAGATTTTTCGTGTTAGTACTTTTGGAGAATCACATGGTGGCGCAGTAGGAGTTGTACTTGATGGATGTCCACCAAATTTAAATATAGATATTAAGCTGATACAAAATGACTTGGATAGGCGTAGACCTGGACAAAGTGACATTACAACTCCCCGAAATGAAGAAGACAAAATTGAAATAGTAAGTGGCCTAAAGGAAGGCTTAACACTTGGAACACCAATCGCAATGTTGGTTAGAAACAAGGATCAAAGACCAGCAGATTATAATAATTTGGAGCAAATATTTAGACCATCACATGCAGATGGTACATATCATCTTAAATATGGAATTCAAGCTGGTTCAGGTGGGGGGAGAGCCTCCGCAAGAGAAACAATCGGTAGAGTGGCAGCTGGTGCTGTAGCAAAACAACTATTAAAAGAATTTTGTAATACTGAAATACTATCTTGGGTAAAGCGTATACATGATATAGATTCTGATATAAATAAAGAAAAGATTTCTCTCACTAAAATAGATTCCAATATCGTTAGATGTCCTGATGAAAGGGTATCAGCTGAAATGATCAAGAGAATTAAGGAATTAAAGCGTCAAGGAGATTCTTGTGGAGGGGTTATTGAATGTATGGTAAGAAATGTTCCTTCTGGCCTGGGGATGCCTGTTTTTGATAAATTAGAAGCTGATTTAGCTAAGGCTTTGATGTCATTGCCTGCTACGAAAGGGTTTGAAATAGGTTCGGGTTTCTCTGGAACTTTTTTAAAAGGGAGCGAACATAATGATTCATTCATTAAGTCTGATGATATTAGTAAGTTAAGAACAAAATCTAACAATTCAGGAGGTATACAGGGAGGAATAAGTAATGGCGAAAATATTGAGATGAAGATAGCTTTTAAACCTACAGCAACCATCGGGAAAGAACAGAAAACAGTAAACTCTGATGGAAAAGAAGTATTGATGAAGGCAAAAGGGAGGCATGATCCATGCGTTCTACCTAGAGCAGTCCCAATGGTTGATGCTATGGTCGCTCTAGTGCTTGCTGACCATTTGCTTCTGAATCATGCTCAATGTGGCTTAATGAAAAATTAA